The Streptomyces seoulensis genome contains a region encoding:
- a CDS encoding amino acid permease encodes MSTLFRTKNVEQSIRDTEEPEHSLKKSLSALDLTVFGVGVVIGTGIFVLTGQVAKNTAGPAVAISFAVAGVVCGLAALCYAEFASTVPVAGSAYTFSYASLGELPAWTIGWDLVLEFALGTAVVAVGWSGYIRSLFDSWGWHLPEYLSGRDGATGFGFDILAAALVLLLTCVLVVGMKLSARITSAVVAIKVVVVLIVIVAGAFFVTGDNYKPFVPPAQPQDAGGDLAAPLIQLMFGWAPANFGVMGIFTAASVVFFAFIGFDIVATAAEETRNPQRDMPRGILGSLLICTVLYVAVSLVVTGMQKYTELSVEAPLADAFKSLGHPWYAGIISFGAAIGLTTVCMILLLGQTRVFFAMSRDGLLPRFFSRVHPRFRTPHRPTILLGVIIAVIAGFTSLSELAELVNIGTLFAFIVVAISVIILRRTRPDLPRAFRTPWVPVLPILSVCASLWLMLNLPTETWLRFAIWMAIGFVVYFLYGRTHSRLAHKEQPSEAPKAP; translated from the coding sequence GTGAGCACGCTCTTCCGTACGAAGAACGTCGAGCAGTCCATCCGGGACACCGAGGAACCGGAGCATTCGCTCAAGAAGTCCCTCTCCGCCCTCGACCTGACCGTCTTCGGTGTCGGTGTCGTCATCGGCACCGGCATCTTCGTGCTGACCGGCCAGGTGGCCAAGAACACCGCCGGTCCCGCGGTGGCCATCTCCTTCGCCGTCGCCGGTGTGGTCTGCGGTCTCGCCGCACTCTGCTACGCCGAGTTCGCCTCGACGGTCCCGGTGGCCGGATCGGCGTACACCTTCTCCTACGCCTCGCTCGGTGAGCTGCCCGCCTGGACCATCGGGTGGGACCTGGTGCTGGAGTTCGCGCTCGGCACGGCGGTGGTGGCGGTCGGCTGGTCCGGGTACATCCGCTCGCTGTTCGACAGTTGGGGCTGGCACCTGCCGGAGTACCTGTCCGGCCGGGACGGCGCCACCGGGTTCGGCTTCGACATCCTCGCCGCCGCGCTGGTGCTGCTGCTGACCTGTGTGCTGGTGGTCGGCATGAAGCTGTCCGCGCGGATCACGTCGGCCGTGGTCGCCATCAAGGTCGTCGTCGTCCTCATCGTGATCGTGGCGGGCGCCTTCTTCGTGACCGGCGACAACTACAAGCCGTTCGTCCCGCCGGCCCAGCCGCAGGATGCGGGCGGGGACCTCGCGGCGCCGCTCATCCAGCTCATGTTCGGCTGGGCACCGGCCAACTTCGGCGTGATGGGCATCTTCACCGCCGCCTCGGTCGTGTTCTTCGCGTTCATCGGCTTCGACATCGTCGCCACCGCCGCCGAGGAGACCCGCAACCCGCAGCGGGACATGCCGCGCGGCATCCTCGGCTCGCTCCTGATCTGCACGGTGCTCTACGTGGCGGTGTCCCTGGTCGTCACCGGCATGCAGAAGTACACCGAGCTGTCGGTGGAGGCACCGCTGGCGGACGCCTTCAAGTCGCTCGGGCATCCCTGGTACGCGGGCATCATCAGCTTCGGCGCCGCCATCGGCCTGACCACGGTGTGCATGATCCTGCTGCTCGGCCAGACGCGCGTGTTCTTCGCCATGAGCCGCGACGGACTGCTGCCCCGCTTCTTCTCGCGCGTCCACCCGCGCTTCCGCACCCCGCACCGGCCGACCATCCTGCTCGGCGTGATCATCGCCGTCATCGCGGGCTTCACCAGCCTCAGCGAGCTGGCCGAACTGGTCAACATCGGCACCCTGTTCGCGTTCATCGTGGTCGCGATCAGCGTGATCATCCTGCGCCGCACCCGCCCCGACCTGCCCCGCGCCTTCCGTACCCCGTGGGTCCCGGTGCTGCCGATCCTGTCGGTGTGCGCCTCGCTGTGGCTGATGCTGAATCTGCCCACCGAGACCTGGCTGCGGTTCGCCATCTGGATGGCGATCGGCTTCGTCGTCTACTTCCTCTACGGCCGCACGCACAGCCGGCTCGCCCACAAGGAGCAGCCGTCCGAGGCCCCGAAGGCCCCCTGA
- a CDS encoding NTP pyrophosphohydrolase: MDDVHGVPDQDDPLLAIVDCANVMGSRPDGWWKDRKGAAERLRDRLASDGLPGRTDPTEIVLVVEGAARGVESVPGVRVESAPGSGDDWIVELVAGSDDRDRLVVTADRELRRRVGALGADVAGPRTALG; encoded by the coding sequence ATGGACGACGTACACGGTGTTCCGGATCAGGACGATCCCCTGCTGGCGATCGTGGACTGCGCCAATGTGATGGGCTCGCGCCCGGACGGCTGGTGGAAGGACCGCAAGGGGGCCGCCGAGCGGCTGCGGGACCGGCTGGCCAGCGACGGGCTGCCCGGCCGGACGGACCCCACGGAGATCGTGCTGGTGGTGGAGGGTGCGGCGCGCGGGGTGGAGTCCGTGCCGGGGGTGCGGGTGGAGTCCGCGCCGGGCAGCGGGGACGACTGGATCGTGGAGCTGGTCGCCGGGTCCGACGACCGGGACCGGCTGGTGGTGACCGCCGACCGCGAACTGCGGCGCCGGGTCGGCGCACTGGGCGCCGACGTCGCCGGTCCGCGTACGGCCCTCGGCTGA